From Triticum aestivum cultivar Chinese Spring chromosome 4A, IWGSC CS RefSeq v2.1, whole genome shotgun sequence, a single genomic window includes:
- the LOC123082681 gene encoding uncharacterized protein, translated as MCRGTVDGLRPLGARRRLEVRAFYLRLSSSSTSAPPAELTLVYRPAIGGAALELAGRALPPACPAEVTLLRVRGNDGKDDAPAYANADRVSATEGARFEVYAAGKEELAAEGAFAWRNGGWRVECRRPVASRSPVAEVLVLAVGGVLVRARARASPARRIGCATRLEGIPEEEDAPCECGACGDEWEMVGAIVDEFKEHEEEAEEETMRWALEMGAWAVCVGVGLLATARRFRRRRPALR; from the coding sequence ATGTGCAGAGGCACGGTGGACGGCCTCCGCCCGCTCGGAGCCCGGCGGCGGCTCGAGGTGCGGGCGTTCTACCTCCGCCTCTCCTCGTCATCTACATCGGCGCCGCCCGCGGAGCTCACGCTCGTGTACCGCCCGGCCATCGGCGGCGCGGCGCTGGAGCTGGCCGGCCGCGCGCTCCCGCCGGCGTGCCCCGCCGAGGTCACCCTCCTGCGCGTGCGCGGCAACGATGGCAAGGACGACGCGCCGGCGTACGCGAACGCGGACCGCGTCTCGGCCACCGAGGGCGCGCGGTTCGAGGTGTACGCCGCCGggaaggaggagctcgccgcggAGGGCGCCTTCGCGTGGCGCAACGGCGGGTGGCGCGTCGAGTGCCGCCGCCCGGTCGCCTCGCGCTCGCCCGTGGCGGAGGTGCTGGTCCTCGCGGTGGGCGGCGTGCTCGTGAGAGCCAGGGCCAgggcgtcgccggcgaggaggaTTGGGTGCGCCACGCGGCTCGAGGGGATACCGGAGGAAGAGGACGCGCCGTGCGAGTGCGGAGCGTGCGGAGACGAGTGGGAGATGGTCGGCGCCATCGTCGACGAGTTCAAGGAgcacgaggaggaggcggaggaggaaacGATGCGGTGGGCGCTGGAGATGGGCGCCTGGGCGGTGTGCGTCGGGGTCGGTCTGCTCGCCACCGCCCGCCGGTTCAGACGGAGGCGGCCCGCGCTCCGGTGA